The Sphingosinicellaceae bacterium genome includes the window GCAGACGAGCTGAGCGCGGCGCGCGCCGGGCTCGCGGCGTTCCTCAAGGGCGACGCGGACAGCCCCGGCGACTGGCCCGGCCTCGGCATCTTCGCCCCAGCCCGGCCGCACAAGGCGCGCCATGCCTCGATCCTGCTCGGCTTCGACGCCGCCGCCGCCGCCGCCACGCAGGCGGCACAGGCCCGTGCAACCCAAAGCGAAGTCGCCGCGGCGTGAACGGGCACGTGCCCGGCGTCCTCGTCGAGGCGGTCGCCTACCTTGCCGCTGTCGTGCTGCTGGTGCCGCTGTTCACCCGCCTCGGGCTCGGCGCGGTGATCGGCTACCTCGCCGCCGGCATCCTGATCGGGCCGTCGGTGCTCGGGCTGGTCCGCGACCCCGAATCCGCCAGCCAGCTTGCCGAGTTCGGTATCGTGCTGCTGCTGTTCGTCATCGGCCTCGAATTGAAGCCGTCGCGCTTGTGGTCGCTCCGGCGCGATATCTTCGGGCTCGGCGCGGCGCAGGTGCTGGTCTGCGGCGCGGCGCTGACGGGCATGCTGCTGCTGCTGACCGGCCTGACCTGGCAGGCGGCGCTGGTCGTCGGCCTGCCGCTCGGGCTCAGTTCGACCGCGTTGGTCATGCAGCTGCTGGCCGAGAAGGACATCACCAACACGCCGTTCGGGACGCGCAGCTTCTCGATGCTGCTGTTCCAGGACCTCGCCATCGTGCCGCTGCTGACCGTCGTCGCGGCGCTGTCCAACGTACCCGACCCGAACGCCCATCCGGGCTGGCTGCAGGCGGTGCTGACCGTCGGCGCGCTGTCGGTGCTGGTGCTGGCGGGGCGCTATGCGATCAACCCGGTGTTCCGCCTGCTCGGCCAGTTGAAAGTCCGCGAGGCGTTCGCCGCCGCCGCGCTGCTGACCGTGCTCGGCAGTGCGCTGCTGATGCAGAGCCTCGGGCTGTCGATGGCGCTCGGCGCGTTCGTCGCCGGCGTGATGCTGGCCGAGTCGCCGTATCGCCACGCCCTCGAAGCCGATATCGAGCCGTTCCGCGGGCTCCTGCTCGGGCTTTTCTTCGTTTCGGTCGGCATGACCCTCGACCTCGGCGTCATCGGCGACAGGCTCGGCACGGTCCTGCTGCTGGTCGTCGCGCTGATGACGACCAAGACCATCGTCATCGGCCTGCTGGCGCGCGGCTTCGGCACCGGCTGGCTGCGCGCCTTCCAGATGGGCCTGCTCCTCGCGCAGGGCGGCGAGTTCGGCTTCGTGCTGTTCGCCTCTGCCGAACGGGGCCTGCTGATCGAGCATGAGGCGGCGCAACTGTTCGGCGCGGTCGTGACCTGCTCGATGGTGCTGACGCCGTTCCTGATCCGCCTCGCCAGCCGCTTCAACCCGGCCGAGGCGCCGCGCGACGACCTCGACGGGCCCGATAAGGTCGTTCACCGCGATGCCGCGGCGCGGGTCGTGCTGGTCGGTGGTGGCCGGGTCGGGCAGGGCGTCGCGCAGATGCTGCTGGCCCGCGGCGTCGAGGTCGTCGCCATCGACAACGACCCGGAGCTGATCGACGTCAGCAAGCTGTTCGGCAACCGGGTCTACTTCGGCGACGGCCGCCGCACCGACATCCTGCGCGCCGCCGGGGCGGACCAGGCAGACGCGCTGGTGCTGGCGCTCGACGGGGCCTGGGACCCGGAGGCGACGCTGGGGCCGATCCGCGCCGCCTTCCCGGGCCTGAAGATCGTCGCCCGCGCCTACGACCGCCTCCACCTGCTGGCGTTGCGCAAGGCCGAGGTCGATGTCGCCCTGCGCGAGCTGTTCGACGGTTCGATCGCGCTCGGCCGCGCGACGCTCGAGGTCCTCGGCACCGATCCCGAGACGATCGCCGCGATCGAGGAGGAGTTCCGCCGCCGCGATGCCGAGCGTCTCGACCTGCAATTGTCGACCGGCGACCAGCTGTCCGGGGCCGAGCGCCTGTTCCGCCCCGGCGTCACCTTCGTCCCCGACGCGCTCGGCGAAATCCCGTTCAGCGGCCCGCTCGACGAGCCCGAGCCGGCGCTGGCCTGAGGGCTTCGCGTTCCCGGCGCGGCGATGCTAGGACTTTGCGAAACCTTGGGAGACGGACATGGACTCGCGCGAAATCCGGCTGAAAAGCCGCCCCGTCGGCATGCCGACCGTCGATCATTTCGAGGTCGCGACCGTCACCGTCGGTGACCCCGCGGCGGGCGAAGTCCAGGTCCGCAACACCTGGATGTCGGTCGACCCCTATATGCGCGGCCGCATGTACGACCGCCCCTCGTACATCCCGCCGTTCCAGATCGGCGAGGCGCTGCAGGGCCACGCCGTCGGCGAGGTGGTCGCGTCGAACGACCCCGGCTTCGCGCCCGGCGACATCGTCGGCTCGATGTGGGGCTGGCGCGAGGGCTTCAACTGCAGCGGCAAGATGCTCCAGAAAATGCCGCGCATCGACGGCATTCCCGACCAGGCGTTCATCGGCGTCCTCGGCATGCCCGGCCTGACCGCATACGCGGGCCTGCTCGAGGTCGGCCAGCCCAAGGAAGGCGAGATCGTGTTCGTCAGCGGTGCGGCCGGTGCGGTCGGCTCGATCGTCGCCCAGATCGCCAAGATCAAGGGCTGCACGGTCGTCGCCAGCGCCGGTTCGGACGAGAAGTGCGACTGGCTGCGTTCGGTCGGCGTCGACCAGGCGATCAACTACAAGGGCGGCAATCTGCTCGAAGCGGTCCAGGCGGCGGCGCCGCAGGGTATCGACGTCTATTTCGACAACGTCGGCGGCGAGCATCTGGAGGTCGCCATCGAGGTCGCCAACGGCTTCGCGCGCTTTGCCGAGTGCGGGATGATTTCGGCCTATAATGCCACCGGGCCGGTGCCGGGGCCGCGCAACATGGTGCTGATCGTCGGCAAGCGCCTGAAGATCCAGGGCTTCATCGTCAGCGCCTACGACCACCTCCGCCCGCAGTTCCTCGCCGACATGAGCGGCTGGATCGCGTCGGGCCGGATCAAGTGGGAGGAGACCGTCGAGGACGGCATCGAGCGCGCGCCGCACGCTTTCGCGGGGCTGTTCACCGGCGGCAACACGGGCAAGATGCTGGTCAGGCTGTAGGGGTTCGCCCCGCTCGATGATTGTGATCCCCGCGCAGGCGGGGACCCATGAACACTCAGCTACGGGTTCATGCGGAAAACCGTCGAGAATCACGGTGGAAGACTGTGTCCATGGGTCCCCGCCTGCGCGGGGATGACAGCAAACGTGTCGACACAAAAAGACGGCCCGGACGAAGAACGTCCGGGCCGAATGAGTGGGGATACGTGCTCCGGCGGCTGCCGTAGCGACGCTCCCTTCGGGTCGCAGGCGGTGGATAGGCCGTTAGACCCGTATCGAATTGTATGGATTCGACAAATCGCGGGCGTTGCTCGCTTTTCCGCGCCCGCTTGCCGGGCGGCCGCGCAGCCGCCAGAACGTTCGGCGAATGTTCGACATGCTCCGCCCATTGCTGTTCGCCCTAGACCCCGAGACGGCACATGGCCTGACGCTGGCCGCCCTGCGCACCGGGCTCGTTCCGTCCGCTGGACCCGACGATCCGATCCTGCGGACCCGCCTCGCGGGCCTCGACCTGCCCAACCCGGTCGGGCTGGCGGCGGGCT containing:
- a CDS encoding monovalent cation:proton antiporter-2 (CPA2) family protein — its product is MNGHVPGVLVEAVAYLAAVVLLVPLFTRLGLGAVIGYLAAGILIGPSVLGLVRDPESASQLAEFGIVLLLFVIGLELKPSRLWSLRRDIFGLGAAQVLVCGAALTGMLLLLTGLTWQAALVVGLPLGLSSTALVMQLLAEKDITNTPFGTRSFSMLLFQDLAIVPLLTVVAALSNVPDPNAHPGWLQAVLTVGALSVLVLAGRYAINPVFRLLGQLKVREAFAAAALLTVLGSALLMQSLGLSMALGAFVAGVMLAESPYRHALEADIEPFRGLLLGLFFVSVGMTLDLGVIGDRLGTVLLLVVALMTTKTIVIGLLARGFGTGWLRAFQMGLLLAQGGEFGFVLFASAERGLLIEHEAAQLFGAVVTCSMVLTPFLIRLASRFNPAEAPRDDLDGPDKVVHRDAAARVVLVGGGRVGQGVAQMLLARGVEVVAIDNDPELIDVSKLFGNRVYFGDGRRTDILRAAGADQADALVLALDGAWDPEATLGPIRAAFPGLKIVARAYDRLHLLALRKAEVDVALRELFDGSIALGRATLEVLGTDPETIAAIEEEFRRRDAERLDLQLSTGDQLSGAERLFRPGVTFVPDALGEIPFSGPLDEPEPALA
- a CDS encoding NADP-dependent oxidoreductase, with amino-acid sequence MDSREIRLKSRPVGMPTVDHFEVATVTVGDPAAGEVQVRNTWMSVDPYMRGRMYDRPSYIPPFQIGEALQGHAVGEVVASNDPGFAPGDIVGSMWGWREGFNCSGKMLQKMPRIDGIPDQAFIGVLGMPGLTAYAGLLEVGQPKEGEIVFVSGAAGAVGSIVAQIAKIKGCTVVASAGSDEKCDWLRSVGVDQAINYKGGNLLEAVQAAAPQGIDVYFDNVGGEHLEVAIEVANGFARFAECGMISAYNATGPVPGPRNMVLIVGKRLKIQGFIVSAYDHLRPQFLADMSGWIASGRIKWEETVEDGIERAPHAFAGLFTGGNTGKMLVRL